The genomic window taaatcgagccttcgaggccctaagtATGGCTTTGAGGAAATTTGAGACTagtttgaaacaaaatagaagttttaagaaaaagttgtaaaaattggaaAACAGGGCTCACATGGCAATGTGAAAACAccctaggccgtgtaacattcgaattagggacacacggtcatccccagcccatgtcctcacccatgtaactcactgagttgccCCACACGTCTATTTGCCAAGCCGTGTGCAccaaatttgacccaaaaaccaTGCCATTTTAAGAGTAAACCATACCTATTCCACCACTCCAATTATGCACACATTCAATAAACCTAGGCACTACTCTAACACATCTAAATATACCAATTCAACCAATCTATTTAATCCACCCAAAataccattcaaaggcaccacatgtATATACTAAACATTTatagcatgtttggttgggtgtattggctaatCGGTGGCCCCACCTAATCCCCCCTTATTCCTATGTTTGGTTCATGGTATTGCTAATACCATTGTAATACATTACTGACCTAATCGGTGAAATCCACCGATTTGTAATCCATTCCTTTTGCCCAGATTAGGCACCGTTTCAGTTtaccctccctgttttaccctcccatcGGCTTCCCCTTTGTTTCTCTCCTGTCCCTTCTAGCCTCTACCTATTTGCtccctctgtttcttttcttttttttttctgccaATTTGCTCCCTCTGTTTCTCACagtttctgccgatttgctccctctGTTTCTCATAGTTCTCCACACGCCCACATCTCTACAAAAATAACAGCCTTCAAAGTCGGTAGGATTTTACGGTATTTATTTGAGCCCTGTTCTTCTCCTTCTTCCTAGACGTGGGGTTTCCATTTCCCAGTTCTTCTCGTCCCTTTCTTAAAGTCGGCATCTTCCTTTGCTTTCTCCAGTTTTCTCCTACCCAGCACCTTCTTCAAGGTTCCAAGTTCTTTTTGTTTCTCCTTTAATTTCTATTGTATTGAATTCCATGGatgttattttaatttggatttaattATGCCTATTGAGGTTGTTTTTGCTCTTgagaatcataaaaaataattgggtcatttttatttcagtttcttttgtgTTCTTTTAGCCTCTATAGGGTTGTTAATTATTAACCCCTACATGTTCATTTGTTTTTTAGTTTCTTTTGATGGGGTTTCATTGTTTTAAACGTTGAAATTTTATCTAATAATGCAATCTTTCATATATTTTTCAGGGTTTGTTCTTATTTGAATAGCCTTTGTTGTAGCTATTTGCAAAATGCTGGCTGCTAGTGTTATTGCCCCCTTGTGGCCTTCATTATCTACTGGTATTTTTCTtggaactttattttattattcattcaatttttctTAGATTAATGATGATAAAATTTGCTATTGGTTTTCGGCAGGACATCGATTAGAGTCACGAATTGAATGCAGTAGCCGTTGTGGCTTGGTTAGAATTCCGACTCAGATTAGGCCATGGGAACTTGGCTTGCAATCACAACCTAGTGTAAGAAGAAGTAGAAAACAATCTTCATCCATTGCATGCACCGCAACTGCTTTGGTACGTTTTGTCGCCATAACTAATcgcttacttttatttttacagaagaaattgagaattgTTGCTCATCTTTTTGTCAATGTAGACGGTATTAAATCCTGATATTAGATTTAGTGAAACAAATCATTACATGCGTGCACGTATGTTATGGCTCTGTGTGTGCTTTGCGCGTGCTTATACTCGATTTTTAGTGATATTGGAATTCGGAGTTTCTGATTCTGGTTTCCTTTTTTCCAGCAGAATGCAACTTGCAGTGCATCAGGACAAACTCAAACTGTTATTCGTGAGGCACCAACTATCACCCAAGCTCCTGTTCATTGTAAGAACAAACACATACTCTCTTTCAGTAGTTTGTCAATATTCATTAGATGTATTCCTTTTCGTGATTTTCTAGTTCGACTTTAGGCACCCCAACTTAGGTTTGAATTGTGGTTAGGAAGGTCACGGTGGGTTAAACTGATTTTTCCAGAATGACCGATAGGTCATGTATCATCTCATACTAGTTTTGGAAACTTAAGTCTCACCGTGTCGATGCTTGCACTTTCATGCACCATCTTTAGTAGGGATGACCAATGTTTGATTTCAATACATTAGAATCCAGATGCTGCTTGTTGGCTAGAAGCATTGACAATGTACCTTTTGTGGTTTCTAGTTTCTCTATTTCCCCTCTTTAGCAAAAATCTTATTCGTGTGATAAACGTATCACTATGAGCTCTTAGCAATTCTTTTGTTACCTTTTTCCGTAGTTTCGGTGTACTATTATCCTGATGATGAACACCTAAGCCTTTAGGTGACAGGGATAGATCCTTGGCCCTAAGGAACTCCCTTACCTATGGTGGGATATATCATATATCCAACTGGCTTGAACAccatataatttaaaagaaagcGTAGCTAACATCATGTATTGAAATGCAGCAAAGGAGAAGTCATCGCAGCTAGAAGATTTATGAATCGtagtttatctttattttctcGTTTATCTTTCTTATGTCATGATAATTAAAAAACTCATATATGCAGATGATCAGCTGATAGGCTACTTTGATCTGTTTAATTTTTTGATTACTTCATCTATGTTTCTTTAGCCAGAgtttacatatatgtatacatgtatatacatatgtgtCTGTTTGTGTGTGgtgttaaatttatattttggctgtgtatataattttattggttagatGCTGCAAGTTTATCAGGGAACTTTGGGAATTTTTAACCagtatatttattcaatttttaatagGTTAACTAAGGCCTATTTTTAGGTGGGTTGAACTTATA from Gossypium hirsutum isolate 1008001.06 chromosome D12, Gossypium_hirsutum_v2.1, whole genome shotgun sequence includes these protein-coding regions:
- the LOC107947452 gene encoding uncharacterized protein gives rise to the protein MLAASVIAPLWPSLSTGHRLESRIECSSRCGLVRIPTQIRPWELGLQSQPSVRRSRKQSSSIACTATALQNATCSASGQTQTVIREAPTITQAPVHCKNKHILSFSSLSIFIRCIPFRDFLVRL